GACGAAGAACTCCGAGCTGAGGCCGCGCCGGTCGCTGCCGACGGCGCTGGTGCTGGTCATGTCGCTGGCCGCCGGAGGCATTTTGGGAACAGGGGCCTACGCCGTGCGGCATTGGTTCGTGTCAGCCGATCCCGAGGGCATGGTTTGGATTCCCGGCGGCGAGTTCTCAATGGGTTGCGCGGACCCAACGCTCTGCGTGGATGGCGGCCATGAAAAGATGCCCGATGCGCGGCCGATCCATCGTGTTTATGTCGACGGTTTCTGGATGGACAAGACCGACGTGACGAACGAGCAGTTCGCGAAGTTCGTCGCGGCGACCGGCTATGTGACGATCGCCGAGCAGACGCCGAAGGCCGAGGATTTCCCCGGCGCGCCGCTGGAGTATCTGGTGGCTGGCTCGACCGTGTTCACGCCGACGCCCGGCCCCGTGCCGCTGAACGACTATTTGCAGTGGTGGCGCTACGAACATGGCGCTAACTGGCGGCATCCCGAAGGACCGAAGAGCGACATCAAGGGGCGCGAGAAGTATCCGGTCGTTCAGATCGCTTATCCGGATGCCGTCGCCTACGCCAAGTGGGCCGGCAAGCGCTTGCCCACCGAGGCCGAATGGGAATTCGCCGCGCGCGGCGGGCTGGCAGGCAAGGTGTATGCCTGGGGCGACGACTTTCACCCGAATGGCAAATATATGGCGA
The sequence above is drawn from the Pirellulales bacterium genome and encodes:
- a CDS encoding formylglycine-generating enzyme family protein, with protein sequence MNRRATTKNSELRPRRSLPTALVLVMSLAAGGILGTGAYAVRHWFVSADPEGMVWIPGGEFSMGCADPTLCVDGGHEKMPDARPIHRVYVDGFWMDKTDVTNEQFAKFVAATGYVTIAEQTPKAEDFPGAPLEYLVAGSTVFTPTPGPVPLNDYLQWWRYEHGANWRHPEGPKSDIKGREKYPVVQIAYPDAVAYAKWAGKRLPTEAEWEFAARGGLAGKVYAWGDDFHPNGKYMANTFQGTFPVKDTGEDGFAGIAPVAQFPPNGYGLYDMSGNIWQWCSDWYRPDYYEALSAASRVARNPQGPDTPFDPAEPTQAKRVHRGGSFLCTDQYCTRYMVGTRGKGEINTASNHLGFRCVMPATPR